Proteins encoded together in one Prunus dulcis chromosome 3, ALMONDv2, whole genome shotgun sequence window:
- the LOC117623495 gene encoding uncharacterized protein LOC117623495, giving the protein MDHYDLHRQRRDLKHKGRNVVWSLAMDKCLIDALAVQARNGNKIDKCFNENAYTAACIAVNSRFNLNLNNQKVINRLKTIKKRYKAMKDMLSQDGFRWNPSTKMIECDNEELWKRYIAAHPDARGIQGKQIEMYDELKIVCGNYQAPSRWAKMKDGGHPSDMKNCEDDSASFLSPSSDDLSETDGTESYSGPDEYTKMPDGSQDPPLIQPLRQLPKRPRGSEALQDAMMAVASSIRRLADAMEQSKYSIDASELLQAVMEIDGLEEAKQMYAFEYLNADPVKARAFMAYNAQMRKLYLFRQFWWWK; this is encoded by the exons ATGGATCATTATGACCTCCATAGGCAGAGAAGGGATTTGAAGCACAAAGGAAGGAACGTTGTTTGGTCACTTGCAATGGATAAGTGTTTAATTGATGCCCTTGCTGTTCAAGCTAGAAACGGAAACAAAATTGACAAGTGCTTTAATGAAAATGCCTACACTGCTGCTTGTATTGCTGTGAACTCTCGTTTTAACTTAAATTTAAACAATCAAAAAGTCATTAATCGTCTTAAGACCATAAAGAAGAGGTATAAGGCAATGAAGGATATGCTTAGTCAAGATGGTTTCAGGTGGAATCCGAGTACAAAGATGATTGAGTGTGACAATGAAGAGCTTTGGAAGAGATACATCGCA GCACACCCTGACGCAAGAGGGATTCAAGGGAAGCAGATAGAGATGTATGATGAACTAAAAATTGTATGTGGAAATTATCAAGCCCCTAGTCGCTGGGCTAAGATGAAGGATGGAGGCCATCCAAGTGACATGAAGAATTGTGAAGATGATTCTGCCTCATTTCTTTCTCCAAGCTCCGATGACCTAAGTGAGACAGATGGAACAGAGTCATATAGTGGACCAGATGAGTATACCAAGATGCCAGATGGTAGTCAAGACCCCCCTCTGATCCAGCCCCTTAGACAACTTCCAAAACGCCCTCGTGGCTCAGAAGCCCTTCAGGATGCAATGATGGCTGTGGCATCAAGCATTCGTCGCTTGGCTGATGCAATGGAGCAAAGCAAATACTCTATTGATGCCTCTGAACTACTACAGGCTGTGATGGAAATTGATGGTTTGGAAGAGGCTAAGCAGATGTATGCATTTGAGTATTTGAATGCTGACCCAGTCAAAGCTCGAGCTTTTATGGCATACAATGCTCAAATGAGAAAATTATACTTATTTAGACAGTTCTGGTGGTGGAAGTAA